A region of Larimichthys crocea isolate SSNF chromosome X, L_crocea_2.0, whole genome shotgun sequence DNA encodes the following proteins:
- the slc2a15b gene encoding solute carrier family 2 member 15b encodes MAEELLVENDGKHLTKSLLAVAFLASFGSSMLYGYNLAVVNSPAQFIKDFYNESLIEEFDWTLDEEVVTVLYSLTVSIFAIGGMAGSLLVGKLVTKYGRKGTLVRATVLVFIGGGLMGFSRMCRAPAMVIIGRFITGIHSGISLSVVPMYLGEIAPKNLRGFLGLIPSIHICLGVFIAQVLGLHELLGKEEHWPVLLSLVVYPAIIQLILLPWFPESPRYLLIEKGNIHATIAALKQYRCKENIQAEVEEMQEEQRSLSSVDTISVRGLLMDRCVRWQVITIVVVNIGMQLSGIDAIWFYTNEIFKNAGIPEPLIQYTTVGTGAIEVIAGMLGCFTIERLGRRPLMIGGFLFMGLCCVGITVSVLLQPHLPFMSYLSVGCVVGIIAGFCIGPAGVPFLLTAELFKQSHRPAAYTVAGCLNWLSNFTIGFVFPFLEIATGPYCYLIFCSICLGVALYVIFIIPETKNKTFMEISQMFAARNNILIEELTSNGHLKLSVMNGYGTVGHSEP; translated from the exons ATGGCGGAGGAACTGTTAGTGGAAAACGATGGAAAG CATCTTACAAAGTCTTTGCTGGCGGTGGCTTTTCTGGCCTCGTTCGGCAGCTCCATGCTCTATGGATACAATTTGGCAGTCGTCAACTCTCCTGCACAG TTTATCAAAGACTTCTACAATGAGTCGCTGATAGAAGAATTCGACTGGACTCTGGATGAAGAGGTTGTCACCGTCTTGTACTCCCTCACCGTGTCAATCTTTGCTATTGGTGGGATGGCGGGGTCCCTGCTGGTGGGCAAACTTGTTACCAAATATGgaag GAAAGGGACGCTGGTGAGAGCCACTGTGCTGGTGTTTATAGGAGGAGGTCTTATGGGCTTCAGCAGAATGTGCAGGGCGCCCGCGATGGTCATTATTGGCCGCTTCATCACAGGAATACACTCAG GTATCTCTCTCAGTGTGGTGCCGATGTACCTCGGTGAGATCGCCCCCAAGAACCTGCGAGGCTTCCTGGGCCTCATTCCTAGCATTCACATTTGTCTTGGAGTCTTTATTGCACAAGTCCTGGGACTCCATGAACTGCTTGGAAAG GAAGAACACTGGCCTGTGCTCTTGTCCCTGGTGGTTTATCCTGCCATTATCCAGCTGatactgttgccatggtttccAGAGAGTCCGCGGTACCTGTTGATAGAGAAGGGAAATATTCACGCCACCATCGCAG CCCTGAAGCAGTACCGTTGTAAAGAAAACATCCAGGCAGAGGTTGAAGAGATGCAGGAGGAACAGcggtctctgtcctctgttgaTACCATCTCTGTTCGTGGCCTGCTCATGGACCGCTGTGTTCGCTGGCAGGTCATCACCATTGTGGTGGTCAACATCGGCATGCAGCTGTCTGGCATTGATGCA ATCTGGTTCTACACAAATGAGATATTTAAGAACGCAGGAATCCCAGAACCTCTTATTCAATACACAACTGTGGGAACTGGTGCCATCGAGGTCATCGCTGGGATGCTGGGG TGTTTTACTATCGAGCGTCTGGGCAGAAGACCTCTGATGATTGGCGGCTTCCTCTTTATGGGTCTCTGTTGTGTTGGGATCACCGtgtctgtcctcctccag CCACATCTGCCCTTCATGAGCTACCTCAGTGTAGGCTGCGTTGTTGGGATTATTGCTGGCTTCTGCATAGGTCCAG cTGGTGTGCCTTTCCTGTTAACTGCAGAGCTGTTTAAGCAGTCTCATCGACCAGCTGCCTACACTGTAGCCGGTTGCCTCAACTGGTTGTCCAATTTTACCATCGGCTTCGTCTTTCCCTTCCTAGAG ATAGCGACAGGTCCTTACTGTTACCTGATCTTCTGCTCGATCTGCTTGGGAGTGGCCCTTTACGTCATCTTCATTATTCctgagaccaaaaacaaaaccttcaTGGAGATCAGCCAGATGTTCGCTGCCAGGAACAACATCCTCATAGAAGAGCTGACTTCCAATGGCCATCTCAAACTGTCTGTGATGAATGGCTATGGCACCGTTGGCCACAGTGAACCATAA